The Quercus lobata isolate SW786 chromosome 4, ValleyOak3.0 Primary Assembly, whole genome shotgun sequence genome segment TTCTCCTTTGTCTAATATAGCTTGCTTGAAGAATGCCAAATCCAATTTATCTTCTATGCCTAATGTAAAGCAAATTGAGGCATTACTTCATACCTACTCTCCATGGGTATACTTTCACTCTGATGAAATATATCTACCTTCCTCAGTTGATTGGTTTTTTGGTAATGGGGCACTATTATATAAGAAAGGGGAAGAGTCAAAGCCTGCGCCAATTGAGCCCACAGGCTCAAATCTTCCTCAAGGTGGTTCAAATGATGGTGCATATTGGTTGGACCTTCCAGTTGATGAAGGGGCTAAAGAAAGAGTCAAGAAAGGAGACTTAGGGAACTCCCAGGTTTATGTTCACATAAAGCCCATGTTGGGTGCTACATTCACTGACATAGCTATATGGGTCTTTTATCCATTTAATGGGCCTGCAAAGGCTAAGGTTGAAATGGTCAATGTCCCATTGGGGAAGATAGGTGAACATGTTGGTGATTGGGAGCATGTGACTTTAAGAGTCAGCAATTTCAATGGGGAGCTACAAAGGGTCTATTTCTCTGAACACAGTGGAGGCACATGGGTGGATGTACCAGAGCTAGAGTTTCAAAATGGTAACAAGCCTGTGGCCTATGCATCATTGAATGGCCATGCCTTTTATTCAAAGCCAGGACTTGTTTTGCAAGGGAGTAAGGGAATAGGAATAAGAAATGATTCTGAAAAGAGCAATTTGGTCATGGATACTGGGTTGAGTTATTCAGTAGTGTCAGCTGACTATTTGGGTTCAGCCGTGGTTGAGCCACCTTGGTTGAACTATTGTAGAGAATGGggtccaaaacttagttatGATCTTGCAGAGGAGATTAAGAAGGTGGAGAAATTACTGCCAGGTCCTCTTAAATCTGCTTTTGACAAATTTATCAAGGGCCTACCCAGTGAAGTGTTGGGTGAGGAAGGGCCCACTGGGCCCAAGATGAAGAACAGTTGGACTGGAGATGAAGTTTAATGGCTTagatttgttatattattacttttatattCTTGATGTAAcactaataacttattttttgtttttgctgaataacactaataacttattgcttacacaatgaagttatggacTTATATTTATGTGTAAAGATTGGGATTGGGATCTAGAAAAATGGATTTGTTACCTCCAAGTTGAAATTATCTAAGCAGTTGCAATCTGTCAACATCTTTAACTGTGCCTTTTACGAAGTTTTAGGGCCATTCAATTTAATAAAGGTTTTGTACCAGTGTCCACTTTTTTCCCTTATATGTTTGATTTTGAGTCTCTAGTAGTTAGTACGGTAGCATTATCAAATTCGGTTAATCGCCTATTAGTGGGATTattaataaagaattaaaatgttAAGGAGTTCGTTAATCATTATCAATACTTTAAGGGTTAAGATTAGGTTTTAGTGCACTAGATTCATTGAGATAATAACACATGTTTACTTTTGATTATATGTTGTCATCACAATGCTTCCActacatgaaaaattattaggtctaCTAGAGGATGATCAAAGTAATGCCCCAACTAGTAAAATATTATTACCTATACAAATGTGACatcattttgtgatttttttttcttgtactaataaggaagttttttttttttaaaattttattttaaagaatacCAAGTATTTTTCTCCCTGCATCCATACTTTAATTGCATCTGTAAAGGGTATTATTGCTTTTTCTGAAAAAACAACAGTTTCCATAAGCCAAAGTGTTGGTTAATCATCATCAATATTTTAATTGCGTCCGTAAAGACAAGTATTTGTGATTATTGCTTATGAACAAAATTTATTGGCATCCAAAGGGGATCAAGTcttaataagaagaaaagtatgtcCAAACTATTATTGCTTGACAaagacttttttctttcttggtttcttcaaaaaaaaaaaagactaagattttttttttttggttgtaatactctttattaaaaataataattaaaatcaatCGATCAGAATTCCAAAAGCTAGAATTTGCCACCTAAAATACCTTAAATGACATTTCCTTAtcttgtaagagcaaggtgaCAGGTGAGGTTATGAGTTCAAAACTCACTATGTGTgtgatttatttaaaatattttttcacaatttgtgtcaatttttataattaacaTTTAACATAATATCACTTTTACGTAGGTTAATCACTAACACAATTTGTATTTTACACCAAATCACTACATATCAATTAATAGTTATAGTGGGTTCTAAGTTAACTTAACGGGTAAAGTCCTTAATGGTTGAATCtccgcctacactaaaaactgattggtgtcttggtctgatgataaagaattattATCAGGAGCGAACATCATAGGTTAAAAAtatctcaataataataataatgataataatatttGTAAAAAGAATGTCTaaacttattaa includes the following:
- the LOC115987834 gene encoding uncharacterized protein LOC115987834, giving the protein MVLLFPLCFTYYIQPTPLAKYASCLIPLFLIVVIGDCLNLHLSSQVSAMGNCLSLSPSAKVLSISKKNKASLPIDNIFKLPSPLPTWPAGNGFASGVINLGGLQVRQISSFNKVWATKEGGPDNLGATFFEPSNVPQGFFMLGSYSQANNQTFFGRVLVAKDDSGGALKKPLDYTLVWSSESSKIKQDGNGYIWLPTPPDGYKAVGHVVTSSPNKPSPDQIRCVRSDLTDQCEAHTWTWGPGKDKDENGFNVYSLRPSIRGIQSQAMGVSVGSFLAYTGGVTSPLSNIACLKNAKSNLSSMPNVKQIEALLHTYSPWVYFHSDEIYLPSSVDWFFGNGALLYKKGEESKPAPIEPTGSNLPQGGSNDGAYWLDLPVDEGAKERVKKGDLGNSQVYVHIKPMLGATFTDIAIWVFYPFNGPAKAKVEMVNVPLGKIGEHVGDWEHVTLRVSNFNGELQRVYFSEHSGGTWVDVPELEFQNGNKPVAYASLNGHAFYSKPGLVLQGSKGIGIRNDSEKSNLVMDTGLSYSVVSADYLGSAVVEPPWLNYCREWGPKLSYDLAEEIKKVEKLLPGPLKSAFDKFIKGLPSEVLGEEGPTGPKMKNSWTGDEV